The candidate division WOR-3 bacterium genome includes a window with the following:
- the groL gene encoding chaperonin GroEL (60 kDa chaperone family; promotes refolding of misfolded polypeptides especially under stressful conditions; forms two stacked rings of heptamers to form a barrel-shaped 14mer; ends can be capped by GroES; misfolded proteins enter the barrel where they are refolded when GroES binds), with translation MAAKDLRFEEDARRAILRGAEKLAHAVKVTLGPRGHNVLIEKKWGAPTVTKDGVTVAKEIELEDKFENMGAQMIKEVASKTSDVAGDGTTTATVLAEAIYREGLKNVTAGANSMALKRGIDKAVEAAVAELKRISKKATGREEIERVATISANNDKEIGKLIADAMEKVGKEGVITVEEAKSVETTLEVVEGMQFDRGYLSPYFALEPGTTSPQNQKMEAILEDAFVLLYEKKISSMRDLLPILEKVAQRGKPILVIAEEVEGEALAGLVVNHIKGTLRCCAVKAPGYGDRRRAMLEDIAVLTGGRLISEDLGIKLENIQISDLGIAKRVVIDKENTTIVEGAGKKADIQARIEQIRKQIEETKSDYDREKLQERLAKLAGGVAVINVGAATEVEMKAKKALVEDALHATRAAVEEGVVPGGGVALVRCIPAVEKLKLEGDELIGANIVKRALEEPIRQLAENAGVDGSIVFNRVKEEKANFGFNCETLEYGDMFEMGIIDPTKVTRVALQNAASVAGLMITTECAIAELPEKEKTPPMPGGGYGGEY, from the coding sequence ATGGCAGCGAAAGATTTACGGTTTGAAGAAGATGCAAGACGCGCAATTTTGCGCGGTGCCGAGAAACTGGCTCATGCGGTCAAGGTTACCCTTGGTCCGCGGGGTCACAATGTTTTGATTGAGAAGAAGTGGGGCGCGCCGACCGTGACCAAGGACGGTGTGACGGTTGCCAAGGAGATTGAACTGGAAGACAAGTTTGAGAATATGGGCGCGCAGATGATTAAAGAGGTGGCGTCCAAGACCTCGGATGTGGCGGGTGATGGCACGACCACGGCAACGGTTCTGGCTGAGGCAATCTACCGCGAGGGTTTGAAGAATGTGACTGCGGGTGCGAACTCGATGGCGTTGAAGCGGGGTATTGACAAGGCGGTTGAGGCGGCGGTTGCGGAACTGAAGCGGATTTCCAAGAAGGCGACGGGCCGCGAGGAGATTGAGCGGGTGGCGACGATTTCGGCAAACAACGATAAGGAAATCGGGAAGTTGATTGCCGATGCGATGGAGAAGGTGGGCAAAGAGGGCGTGATTACCGTGGAAGAGGCGAAGTCGGTGGAGACGACGCTTGAGGTGGTTGAGGGTATGCAGTTTGACCGCGGCTACCTGTCGCCTTACTTTGCCTTAGAGCCCGGAACAACCTCGCCCCAGAATCAGAAGATGGAGGCGATTCTTGAGGATGCGTTTGTCCTTTTGTACGAGAAGAAGATTTCTTCGATGCGCGACCTTTTGCCGATTCTCGAGAAGGTGGCGCAGCGGGGCAAGCCCATCCTCGTGATTGCCGAAGAGGTTGAGGGCGAGGCGCTTGCCGGTCTGGTGGTGAACCACATCAAGGGCACGCTGCGCTGCTGCGCGGTGAAGGCACCGGGCTATGGTGACCGGCGCCGGGCGATGCTTGAGGATATTGCGGTCCTGACCGGCGGTCGCCTGATTTCCGAGGACCTGGGTATCAAACTGGAGAACATCCAGATTTCGGACCTCGGCATTGCCAAGCGTGTGGTGATTGACAAGGAGAATACGACGATTGTTGAGGGTGCGGGCAAGAAGGCGGACATCCAGGCGCGCATTGAGCAGATTCGCAAGCAGATTGAGGAGACAAAGTCGGATTACGACCGGGAGAAGTTGCAGGAGCGGCTGGCGAAACTTGCGGGTGGTGTTGCGGTGATCAATGTTGGTGCGGCAACTGAGGTCGAGATGAAGGCAAAGAAGGCGCTGGTTGAGGATGCGCTGCATGCGACCCGCGCCGCGGTGGAAGAGGGCGTGGTGCCGGGCGGCGGTGTCGCGCTGGTGCGCTGCATTCCGGCGGTCGAGAAACTGAAACTGGAAGGCGACGAGTTGATTGGCGCGAACATTGTCAAGCGGGCGCTTGAGGAGCCAATCCGGCAACTGGCGGAGAACGCCGGGGTTGACGGTTCCATCGTGTTCAACCGGGTCAAGGAGGAGAAGGCGAACTTCGGGTTCAACTGCGAGACGCTTGAGTACGGCGATATGTTTGAGATGGGTATCATTGACCCGACCAAGGTGACCCGGGTGGCGCTGCAGAATGCGGCGAG